The proteins below come from a single Pararge aegeria chromosome 23, ilParAegt1.1, whole genome shotgun sequence genomic window:
- the LOC120634169 gene encoding cytochrome P450 4C1-like: protein MLTVVLILSLMACGILSWWRRIPNKDEPPAYPGALPLIGHAHLLLGDSVKLWNFAKKACLESWKAGGAVSFSIGPKVFYVVTDPEDFLKISNTCLQKDHIYEFFKAWLGNGLATSSVPVWKIHRKLLNPAFSPTVLHGFLDVFNGQSRRLVKDLEVEVGKGQFDHWIYTRNNTLETLCLTVMGVDIRDDQKLYSEYINAVAEINSIMMERIQKFWLHSDFIYNWSALKRKQDACLKILHNMPYFILKQRKADYQNFDKKQIEKTAKGPIFKPFLDILLELSIEEGAFNDRQIREHLDTAMFAGHDTTATVLMYNMLLVGSHPQVQEKIFEELFNVFGDDDRDVTKRDLSQLIYLDAVLKETMRFYSVSPFVARLIDRDIKLRNWTLFKGQSCLMSSYGVHMHPLWGPDVEQFKPERWLDPASLPDFANWHSSFSLGRRNCLGKAYAMMSMKVTLARLYRHYRLSGDHTKLVNKMEILLKPVSGHHITIVKRNK, encoded by the exons ATGTTGACGGTGGTGCTAATACTCTCATTGATGGCGTGTGGTATTTTGTCGTGGTGGCGAAGAATCCCAAATAAAGATGAACCACCAGCCTACCCAGGCGCTCTGCCTCTGATTGGGCACGCTCATCTCTTACTCGGAGACAGCGTGA AACTATGGAATTTTGCAAAAAAGGCATGTCTCGAGAGCTGGAAAGCTGGCGGAGCTGTATCTTTTTCAATTGGACCAAAAGTGTTTTACG ttgtaACGGATCCAGAAGATTTCTTGAAAATATCCAATACATGTTTACAAAAAGACCACATCTACGAGTTCTTTAAGGCTTGGCTTGGAAATGGATTAGCAACTAGTTccg TTCCAGTTTGGAAAATACATAGGAAATTGTTAAATCCAGCATTCAGTCCTACCGTTCTACATGGATTTTTGGACGTGTTCAATGGGCAATCCCGACGTTTGGTGAAGGATCTAGAGGTAGAAGTCGGCAAAGGACAGTTTGATCATTGGATCTACACACGGAATAATACTTTGGAGACACTTTGCT TGACAGTGATGGGAGTAGACATAAGAGACGATCAAAAATTGTACAGCGAATACATCAATGCAGTTGCAGAGATTAACAGCATCATGATGGAAAGAATCCAGAAGTTCTGGCTTCACAGCGACTTTATTTACAATTGGTCAGCGTTGAAAAGGAAGCAGGATGCATGTTTGAAGATTTTGCACAATATGCCTTACTTC ATTCTGAAACAGAGAAAAGCTGATTACCAGAATTTcgataaaaaacaaattgagaAGACGGCAAAAG GTCCAATATTCAAGCCTTTCTTAGATATTCTCCTTGAACTATCAATTGAGGAAGGCGCATTCAATGACCGTCAGATCAGAGAACACCTGGATACGGCGATGTTTGCCGGTCACGACACTACAGCCACTGTATTAATGTACAACATGCTACTGGTTGGATCTCACCCTCAAGTTCAAGAGAAAATTTTTGAGGA ATTATTCAACGTGTTCGGTGATGACGATAGGGACGTAACAAAGCGAGATCTATCACAACTGATATATCTAGATGCTGTGTTAAAAGAAACCATGCGGTTTTATTCTGTATCGCCCTTCGTTGCAAGATTAATTGATAGAGATATAAAACTGC GCAACTGGACTCTCTTTAAAGGTCAATCGTGTTTAATGTCCAGCTATGGTGTCCATATGCATCCCCTGTGGGGTCCTGATGTAGAACAATTCAAGCCAGAGCGTTGGCTGGATCCCGCGTCTTTACCTGATTTCGCCAACTGGCATTCGAGCTTTAGTTTAGGAAGAAGGAATTGCCTAG GTAAAGCATACGCTATGATGTCAATGAAGGTTACTCTGGCTCGCTTATACCGACACTATAGGCTGTCCGGAGACCACACAAAACTGGTAAATAAGATGGAGATATTGCTGAAGCCAGTATCAGGACATCATATTACAATTGTAAagaggaataaataa